Proteins encoded together in one Electrophorus electricus isolate fEleEle1 chromosome 9, fEleEle1.pri, whole genome shotgun sequence window:
- the kdm4c gene encoding lysine-specific demethylase 4C isoform X2 encodes MAGAGANSSVNPACKIMTFRPTMEEFRDFNQYLVHMESRGAHRAGLAKVIPPKGWKPRRSYDDIDDLVIQAPIQQMVAGQSGLFTQYNIQRKALSVQEFRRLANSDKYCTPRYLNYEDLERKYWRNLTFVPPIYGADVSGTLYDEDVDEWNIGHLNSILDVIVEDCGVSIQGVNTPYLYFGMWKTSFPWHTEDMDLYSINYLHFGEPKSWYAIPPEHGKRLERLAVGFFPNSFKSCDAFLRHKMTLISPSVLKKYGIPFDKITQEAGEFMITFPYSYHAGFNHGFNCAESTNFASIRWIDYGKIATQCSCSKDMVKISMDPFVRRFQPDRYQAWIQGKDACLLDHTLATPSTTPELQAWLQSSRRVSPSTRSVRHTSTRSKRLKTVQEPVAMAAASSEGYRRASARVGSARKSLEEKEADQLKNDPKSNDALHLSGLAGPCRQICVVKVTRVENDLLAHSSKCNIDPTRALLPDSRRTGLAQRDRATSQEPAAEAEGQEPPNEASGVRDPPASMQNILDSGSEETVDSDRTAESSIIAKFSNSESISERLFTAKPCQPPHTAACECKSLGSSVMDLAPELQGPAFDALYQEKPSVSDDAPCCSAVATETTEERPRTVHLAGPSDMPFLTPEVPDGEEECDSINLASEMPSLTLAVETSHDLLTEKFCSPPVLAGVSGTRSPDRGADPFQADCSHTLLSNTDAKQPAASLLAPWQLKAKQEGGEGGLSPAHAPAAPLKGTPTPASANPAGSASSGPAAVPRGRTLPRVSVPRHAEGGTSGEPTPLAPSSLFEDPRPFSSSIWKNLNSQSPVVLIESLQSEPAMDSDKTGDTLAGYARGALPYGMWTEPRCQRVKSPDPPDSPERALTWANLEPNPGHPAGAEATAELPLDLQALEGGAPRRDFRLQKPQRSEVEGREGRYTGVRSPREGSERDSDSRGTGGSSSESSEESGISEAEGEASGLEPGEVRTHPMPLMKRRTAKSWRHPLRKPTARAVPSAVKQQTTSDDEPTEECVSEGEQCEAEVWARPLVNLWQNRKAHLPSEREYNSLAAKTPPRCAVCTLFLPYYQPDDRSDKSKVETAASPSEPGARSRPLIPEICFAYREGSCPPNTLLEEDGSSPLVACTRCCVQVHASCYGVAAHDVRQEWTCDRCSSWDLTAECCLCNLRGGALKRTTDNRWAHVMCAVGIPEVKFADIVKRSPIDISAVPAQRYKLKCIYCRNRMKKLAGACIQCSCGRCPTSFHVTCAHAAGVTMEPDDWPYVVFITCHRHQSRSSSAKSKASRTELSLGQTVIAKHKNLRYYSSRVTRATERTFYEVMFDDGSFSNDTFPEDIVSRDCAQLGPPEVGEAVQVKWPDGLFYGAKYLGSNTTYMYQVEFEDGSQVLAKREDIYTLDEDLPKKVKGRLVSPQSVHCLSPYITRKTTGHGKSNRNMKKDLESTASSMRFQDAFFTTQGERKRLRTPNSRFQNDYVAQLSPRACNRPPEARGSSGN; translated from the exons ATGGCGGGTGCTGGGGCGAACTCCTCCGTGAACCCCGCCTGCAAGATCATGACCTTCCGACCCACCATGGAGGAGTTCCGGGACTTCAACCAGTACCTGGTGCACATGGAGTCCCGCGGAGCTCACCGTGCTGGGCTGGCCAAG GTGATTCCGCCCAAGGGCTGGAAGCCGAGGCGTAGCTATGACGACATCGATGACCTCGTGATCCAGGCCCCAATTCAGCAGATGGTGGCTGGCCAATCAGGGCTCTTTACTCAGTACAACATCCAGAGGAAGGCTCTCAGCGTGCAGGAATTTCGCAGGCTGGCCAACAGCGACAA GTATTGCACGCCACGCTACCTGAATTACGAGGACCTGGAAAGGAAGTACTGGAGGAATCTGACTTTTGTGCCGCCCATATATGGCGCAGACGTGAGCGGCACTCTCTATGATGAG GATGTGGATGAGTGGAACATCGGTCACCTGAACTCCATCCTGGATGTGATCGTAGAGGACTGTGGTGTGTCCATCCAGGGCGTGAACACACCTTACCTCTACTTCGGCATGTGGAAGACCAGCTTCCCATGGCACACTGAGGACATGGACCTTTACAGCATCAACTACCTGCACTTCGGAGAGCCCAAGTCCTG GTATGCCATTCCTCCAGAACATGGGAAAAGACTGGAGAGACTGGCTGTAG GATTCTTCCCCAACAGCTTTAAGAGCTGCGACGCTTTCCTCAGGCACAAGATGACGCTCATATCACCCTCCGTGCTGAAGAAGTATGGCATCCCCTTTGATAAG ataACGCAGGAGGCAGGAGAGTTCATGATCACGTTTCCGTACAGCTATCACGCGGGCTTTAACCACGGCTTCAACTGTGCCGAGTCCACAAACTTCGCCAGCATACGCTGGATCGACTACGGAAAGATCGCCACTCAG TGCTCCTGCAGCAAGGACATGGTGAAGATCTCCATGGATCCCTTCGTGAGGCGCTTCCAGCCGGACCGCTACCAGGCCTGGATTCAGGGCAAGGATGCCTGCCTCCTGGACCACACTCTGGCCACGCCCAGCACCACGCCCGAGCTCCAGGCCTGGCTACAGAGTAGCCGGAGGGTTAGCCCTTCCACCAGGAG CGTCCGTCACACTTCCACGCGATCCAAGCGCCTGAAGACCGTGCAGGAGCCAGTCGCCATGGCGGCCGCGTCATCAGAGGGGTACCGGCGCGCCAGTGCAAGGGTGGGGTCCGCGCGTAAAAGCCTGGAAGAGAAAGAGGCTGACCAGCTGAAAAATGACCCCAAATCCAACGATGCATTGCATCTGTCAG GCCTTGCTGGTCCATGCCGACAAATTTGTGTGGTCAAGGTAACGCGTGTGGAGAATGATTTGTTGGCCCACTCTTCTAAATGTAACATAGACCCAACCCGAGCCCTGCTCCCTGATTCCCGACGCACAGGATTGGCCCAGCGTGACCGTGCGACCTCTCAGGAGCCTGCAGCGGAAGCCGAAGGCCAGGAACCTCCAAACGAAGCCTCGGGAGTCCGAGATCCTCCTGCCTCCATGCAGAACATTCTGGACTCTGGTTCGGAGGAGACTGTGGACTCAGACAGAACTGCTGAAAGTTCGATTATTGCCAAATTCTCAAATAGTGAATCAATCTCTGAAAGGCTCTTCACCGCCAAACCATGTCAGCCTCCTCACACGGCTGCGTGTGAGTGTAAGTCACTCGGGAGCAGCGTGATGGACCTAGCTCCTGAGCTCCAGGGTCCTGCATTTGACGCACTTTACCAAGAAAAACCTTCGGTTTCAGATGATGCGCCTTGCTGTTCCGCGGTGGCCACGGAAACCACGGAAGAACGTCCCAGAACCGTGCACCTGGCGGGTCCCTCCGACATGCCTTTCCTCACCCCAGAGGTTCCAGATGGAGAAGAAGAGTGTGACTCCATAAATCTTGCATCTGAGATGCCCTCGCTGACCCTCGCGGTGGAGACTAGCCATGACCTGCTGACAGAAAAATTCTGCTCGCCTCCCGTCCTAGCAGGTGTCAGCGGGACGCGCTCTCCCGATCGGGGAGCCGACCCGTTCCAAGCAGACTGTAGCCACACGCTCCTCTCCAACACGGATGCTAAGCAGCCAGCCGCTAGCTTGTTGGCACCATGGCAACTGAAAGCCAAACAGGAAGGAGGTGAAGGCGGGCTCTCTCCTGCTCATGCCCCCGCTGCTCCACTCAAAGGCACGCCGACGCCCGCGTCCGCAAATCCGGCTGGGAGCGCGAGCAGCGGTCCCGCTGCTGTGCCGCGTGGTCGGACCCTCCCGCGTGTTTCAGTGCCCCGACACGCAGAGGGAGGGACCTCTGGCGAACCCacccctctcgctccctccagCCTCTTCGAGGACCCCAGacctttctcctcctccatctggAAGAACCTCAACTCCCAGAGTCCTGTGGTGCTGATCGAGAGCCTGCAGTCCGAGCCGGCGATGGACTCAGACAAAACCGGGGATACGCTGGCAGGCTATGCCCGCGGCGCACTGCCCTACGGGATGTGGACGGAGCCTCGCTGCCAGCGCGTCAAATCTCCCGACCCTCCAGACTCTCCGGAGAGGGCCCTGACCTGGGCGAACCTGGAACCCAACCCGGGGCACCCTGCTGGGGCCGAGGCAACGGCAGAGCTCCCTCTAGACCTCCAGGCCCTGGAGGGAGGAGCTCCGCGCCGGGATTTCCGCTTGCAGAAGcctcagaggtcagaggtcgaAGGCCGGGAAGGGCGTTACACGGGCGTGAGGTCCCCCCGCGAAGGCTCAGAGCGCGATTCGGATTCGCGTGGGACTGGAGGGAGCAGCAGCGAGTCCAGCGAGGAGAGCGGCATAAGCGAGGCGGAGGGTGAGGCTTCAGGCCTGGAACCGGGAGAAGTCCGCACT CACCCCATGCCCCTGATGAAGAGACGGACTGCTAAGAGTTGGCGCCACCCCCTGAGGAAGCCAACCGCGAGGGCTGTGCCAAGCGCCGTAAAGCAGCAGACCACCAGCGACGATG agccCACAGAGGAGTGTGTATCCGAGGGGGAGCAGTGTGAAGCAGAGGTGTGGGCCAGGCCTCTGGTTAACCTGTGGCAGAACAGAAAAGCCCACCTCCCCTCCGAAAGAGAGTACAACAGCCTGGCGGCTAAAACGCCGCCGCGCTGCGCTGTCTGCACCCTCTTCCTGCCTTACTATCAG CCTGACGACAGGTCAGACAAGAGCAAGGTGGAGACGGCAGCGAGCCCCAGTGAGCCGGGAGCGAGGTCGCGGCCGCTGATCCCCGAGATCTGCTTTGCGTACCGCGAAGGGTCGTGTCCTCCGAACACGCTCCTGGAGGAAGACGGCTCCAGCCCCCTCGTAGCCTGCACGCGGTGCTGCGTGCAGGTCCATGCCA GTTGCTATGGTGTCGCTGCCCATGATGTAAGACAGGAGTGGACATGTGATCGCTGTTCATCTTGGGACCTCACAGCT GAATGCTGTTTATGTAACCTGAGAGGAGGTGCATTAAAAAGAACAACAGACAACAG GTGGGCCCATGTGATGTGTGCAGTAGGTATTCCTGAGGTGAAGTTCGCTGACATAGTGAAGAGGAGTCCCATTGATATCAGTGCTGTTCCTGCTCAGAGATATAAACTG AAGTGCATATACTGTCGTAACCGGATGAAGAAGCTGGCGGGGGCGTGTATCCAGTGCTCTTGTGGTCGCTGCCCCACCTCCTTCCACGTCACCTGTGCTCATGCGGCCGGCGTCACCATGGAGCCCGACGATTGGCCATATGTGGTGTTCATCACCTGCCACAGGCACCAATCACGAAGCTCCAGTGCT AAATCGAAAGCGAGCCGAACAGAGCTGTCTCTGGGTCAGACGGTGATTGCTAAACACAAGAACCTGCGCTACTACAGCTCGCGTGTCACCCGGGCAACCGAGCGGACCTTCTATGAGGTCATGTTCGATGACGGCTCGTTCAGTAACGACACCTTCCCCGAGGACATTGTG aGCAGAGACTGTGCCCAGCTAGGGCCCCCCGAGGTGGGCGAAGCTGTGCAGGTCAAGTGGCCCGATGGACTGTTCTACGGGGCCAAGTACCTAGGCTCCAACACCACTTATAtgtatcag gttGAGTTTGAGGATGGCTCTCAGGTGCTGGCAAAGAGAGAAGACATTTACACACTGGATGAGGACCTGCCtaaaaaggtcaaaggtcgCCTTGTGAGTCCTCAGTCAGTGCATTGTCTTTCCCCATATATAACAAGGAAAACTACAGGACATGGAAAAAGTAACAGAAACATGAAAAAGGACTTGGAG tccacCGCCTCCAGCATGCGTTTCCAGGATGCCTTCTTCACCACGCAAGGCGAGCGCAAGAGACTGCGCACGCCAAACTCGCGCTTCCAGAACGACTACGTCGCCCAGCTGAGCCCTCGCGCCTGCAACAGGCCGCCAGAAGCACGCGGCAGTAGCGGCAACTGA
- the kdm4c gene encoding lysine-specific demethylase 4C isoform X5 — MAGAGANSSVNPACKIMTFRPTMEEFRDFNQYLVHMESRGAHRAGLAKVIPPKGWKPRRSYDDIDDLVIQAPIQQMVAGQSGLFTQYNIQRKALSVQEFRRLANSDKYCTPRYLNYEDLERKYWRNLTFVPPIYGADVSGTLYDEDVDEWNIGHLNSILDVIVEDCGVSIQGVNTPYLYFGMWKTSFPWHTEDMDLYSINYLHFGEPKSWYAIPPEHGKRLERLAVGFFPNSFKSCDAFLRHKMTLISPSVLKKYGIPFDKITQEAGEFMITFPYSYHAGFNHGFNCAESTNFASIRWIDYGKIATQCSCSKDMVKISMDPFVRRFQPDRYQAWIQGKDACLLDHTLATPSTTPELQAWLQSSRRVSPSTRSVRHTSTRSKRLKTVQEPVAMAAASSEGYRRASARVGSARKSLEEKEADQLKNDPKSNDALHLSGLAGPCRQICVVKVTRVENDLLAHSSKCNIDPTRALLPDSRRTGLAQRDRATSQEPAAEAEGQEPPNEASGVRDPPASMQNILDSGSEETVDSDRTAESSIIAKFSNSESISERLFTAKPCQPPHTAACECKSLGSSVMDLAPELQGPAFDALYQEKPSVSDDAPCCSAVATETTEERPRTVHLAGPSDMPFLTPEVPDGEEECDSINLASEMPSLTLAVETSHDLLTEKFCSPPVLAGVSGTRSPDRGADPFQADCSHTLLSNTDAKQPAASLLAPWQLKAKQEGGEGGLSPAHAPAAPLKGTPTPASANPAGSASSGPAAVPRGRTLPRVSVPRHAEGGTSGEPTPLAPSSLFEDPRPFSSSIWKNLNSQSPVVLIESLQSEPAMDSDKTGDTLAGYARGALPYGMWTEPRCQRVKSPDPPDSPERALTWANLEPNPGHPAGAEATAELPLDLQALEGGAPRRDFRLQKPQRSEVEGREGRYTGVRSPREGSERDSDSRGTGGSSSESSEESGISEAEGEASGLEPGEVRTHPMPLMKRRTAKSWRHPLRKPTARAVPSAVKQQTTSDDEPTEECVSEGEQCEAEVWARPLVNLWQNRKAHLPSEREYNSLAAKTPPRCAVCTLFLPYYQPDDRSDKSKVETAASPSEPGARSRPLIPEICFAYREGSCPPNTLLEEDGSSPLVACTRCCVQVHASCYGVAAHDVRQEWTCDRCSSWDLTAECCLCNLRGGALKRTTDNRWAHVMCAVGIPEVKFADIVKRSPIDISAVPAQRYKLKCIYCRNRMKKLAGACIQCSCGRCPTSFHVTCAHAAGVTMEPDDWPYVVFITCHRHQSRSSSAKSKASRTELSLGQTVIAKHKNLRYYSSRVTRATERTFYEVMFDDGSFSNDTFPEDIVSRDCAQLGPPEVGEAVQVKWPDGLFYGAKYLGSNTTYMYQVEFEDGSQVLAKREDIYTLDEDLPKKVKGRLSTASSMRFQDAFFTTQGERKRLRTPNSRFQNDYVAQLSPRACNRPPEARGSSGN, encoded by the exons ATGGCGGGTGCTGGGGCGAACTCCTCCGTGAACCCCGCCTGCAAGATCATGACCTTCCGACCCACCATGGAGGAGTTCCGGGACTTCAACCAGTACCTGGTGCACATGGAGTCCCGCGGAGCTCACCGTGCTGGGCTGGCCAAG GTGATTCCGCCCAAGGGCTGGAAGCCGAGGCGTAGCTATGACGACATCGATGACCTCGTGATCCAGGCCCCAATTCAGCAGATGGTGGCTGGCCAATCAGGGCTCTTTACTCAGTACAACATCCAGAGGAAGGCTCTCAGCGTGCAGGAATTTCGCAGGCTGGCCAACAGCGACAA GTATTGCACGCCACGCTACCTGAATTACGAGGACCTGGAAAGGAAGTACTGGAGGAATCTGACTTTTGTGCCGCCCATATATGGCGCAGACGTGAGCGGCACTCTCTATGATGAG GATGTGGATGAGTGGAACATCGGTCACCTGAACTCCATCCTGGATGTGATCGTAGAGGACTGTGGTGTGTCCATCCAGGGCGTGAACACACCTTACCTCTACTTCGGCATGTGGAAGACCAGCTTCCCATGGCACACTGAGGACATGGACCTTTACAGCATCAACTACCTGCACTTCGGAGAGCCCAAGTCCTG GTATGCCATTCCTCCAGAACATGGGAAAAGACTGGAGAGACTGGCTGTAG GATTCTTCCCCAACAGCTTTAAGAGCTGCGACGCTTTCCTCAGGCACAAGATGACGCTCATATCACCCTCCGTGCTGAAGAAGTATGGCATCCCCTTTGATAAG ataACGCAGGAGGCAGGAGAGTTCATGATCACGTTTCCGTACAGCTATCACGCGGGCTTTAACCACGGCTTCAACTGTGCCGAGTCCACAAACTTCGCCAGCATACGCTGGATCGACTACGGAAAGATCGCCACTCAG TGCTCCTGCAGCAAGGACATGGTGAAGATCTCCATGGATCCCTTCGTGAGGCGCTTCCAGCCGGACCGCTACCAGGCCTGGATTCAGGGCAAGGATGCCTGCCTCCTGGACCACACTCTGGCCACGCCCAGCACCACGCCCGAGCTCCAGGCCTGGCTACAGAGTAGCCGGAGGGTTAGCCCTTCCACCAGGAG CGTCCGTCACACTTCCACGCGATCCAAGCGCCTGAAGACCGTGCAGGAGCCAGTCGCCATGGCGGCCGCGTCATCAGAGGGGTACCGGCGCGCCAGTGCAAGGGTGGGGTCCGCGCGTAAAAGCCTGGAAGAGAAAGAGGCTGACCAGCTGAAAAATGACCCCAAATCCAACGATGCATTGCATCTGTCAG GCCTTGCTGGTCCATGCCGACAAATTTGTGTGGTCAAGGTAACGCGTGTGGAGAATGATTTGTTGGCCCACTCTTCTAAATGTAACATAGACCCAACCCGAGCCCTGCTCCCTGATTCCCGACGCACAGGATTGGCCCAGCGTGACCGTGCGACCTCTCAGGAGCCTGCAGCGGAAGCCGAAGGCCAGGAACCTCCAAACGAAGCCTCGGGAGTCCGAGATCCTCCTGCCTCCATGCAGAACATTCTGGACTCTGGTTCGGAGGAGACTGTGGACTCAGACAGAACTGCTGAAAGTTCGATTATTGCCAAATTCTCAAATAGTGAATCAATCTCTGAAAGGCTCTTCACCGCCAAACCATGTCAGCCTCCTCACACGGCTGCGTGTGAGTGTAAGTCACTCGGGAGCAGCGTGATGGACCTAGCTCCTGAGCTCCAGGGTCCTGCATTTGACGCACTTTACCAAGAAAAACCTTCGGTTTCAGATGATGCGCCTTGCTGTTCCGCGGTGGCCACGGAAACCACGGAAGAACGTCCCAGAACCGTGCACCTGGCGGGTCCCTCCGACATGCCTTTCCTCACCCCAGAGGTTCCAGATGGAGAAGAAGAGTGTGACTCCATAAATCTTGCATCTGAGATGCCCTCGCTGACCCTCGCGGTGGAGACTAGCCATGACCTGCTGACAGAAAAATTCTGCTCGCCTCCCGTCCTAGCAGGTGTCAGCGGGACGCGCTCTCCCGATCGGGGAGCCGACCCGTTCCAAGCAGACTGTAGCCACACGCTCCTCTCCAACACGGATGCTAAGCAGCCAGCCGCTAGCTTGTTGGCACCATGGCAACTGAAAGCCAAACAGGAAGGAGGTGAAGGCGGGCTCTCTCCTGCTCATGCCCCCGCTGCTCCACTCAAAGGCACGCCGACGCCCGCGTCCGCAAATCCGGCTGGGAGCGCGAGCAGCGGTCCCGCTGCTGTGCCGCGTGGTCGGACCCTCCCGCGTGTTTCAGTGCCCCGACACGCAGAGGGAGGGACCTCTGGCGAACCCacccctctcgctccctccagCCTCTTCGAGGACCCCAGacctttctcctcctccatctggAAGAACCTCAACTCCCAGAGTCCTGTGGTGCTGATCGAGAGCCTGCAGTCCGAGCCGGCGATGGACTCAGACAAAACCGGGGATACGCTGGCAGGCTATGCCCGCGGCGCACTGCCCTACGGGATGTGGACGGAGCCTCGCTGCCAGCGCGTCAAATCTCCCGACCCTCCAGACTCTCCGGAGAGGGCCCTGACCTGGGCGAACCTGGAACCCAACCCGGGGCACCCTGCTGGGGCCGAGGCAACGGCAGAGCTCCCTCTAGACCTCCAGGCCCTGGAGGGAGGAGCTCCGCGCCGGGATTTCCGCTTGCAGAAGcctcagaggtcagaggtcgaAGGCCGGGAAGGGCGTTACACGGGCGTGAGGTCCCCCCGCGAAGGCTCAGAGCGCGATTCGGATTCGCGTGGGACTGGAGGGAGCAGCAGCGAGTCCAGCGAGGAGAGCGGCATAAGCGAGGCGGAGGGTGAGGCTTCAGGCCTGGAACCGGGAGAAGTCCGCACT CACCCCATGCCCCTGATGAAGAGACGGACTGCTAAGAGTTGGCGCCACCCCCTGAGGAAGCCAACCGCGAGGGCTGTGCCAAGCGCCGTAAAGCAGCAGACCACCAGCGACGATG agccCACAGAGGAGTGTGTATCCGAGGGGGAGCAGTGTGAAGCAGAGGTGTGGGCCAGGCCTCTGGTTAACCTGTGGCAGAACAGAAAAGCCCACCTCCCCTCCGAAAGAGAGTACAACAGCCTGGCGGCTAAAACGCCGCCGCGCTGCGCTGTCTGCACCCTCTTCCTGCCTTACTATCAG CCTGACGACAGGTCAGACAAGAGCAAGGTGGAGACGGCAGCGAGCCCCAGTGAGCCGGGAGCGAGGTCGCGGCCGCTGATCCCCGAGATCTGCTTTGCGTACCGCGAAGGGTCGTGTCCTCCGAACACGCTCCTGGAGGAAGACGGCTCCAGCCCCCTCGTAGCCTGCACGCGGTGCTGCGTGCAGGTCCATGCCA GTTGCTATGGTGTCGCTGCCCATGATGTAAGACAGGAGTGGACATGTGATCGCTGTTCATCTTGGGACCTCACAGCT GAATGCTGTTTATGTAACCTGAGAGGAGGTGCATTAAAAAGAACAACAGACAACAG GTGGGCCCATGTGATGTGTGCAGTAGGTATTCCTGAGGTGAAGTTCGCTGACATAGTGAAGAGGAGTCCCATTGATATCAGTGCTGTTCCTGCTCAGAGATATAAACTG AAGTGCATATACTGTCGTAACCGGATGAAGAAGCTGGCGGGGGCGTGTATCCAGTGCTCTTGTGGTCGCTGCCCCACCTCCTTCCACGTCACCTGTGCTCATGCGGCCGGCGTCACCATGGAGCCCGACGATTGGCCATATGTGGTGTTCATCACCTGCCACAGGCACCAATCACGAAGCTCCAGTGCT AAATCGAAAGCGAGCCGAACAGAGCTGTCTCTGGGTCAGACGGTGATTGCTAAACACAAGAACCTGCGCTACTACAGCTCGCGTGTCACCCGGGCAACCGAGCGGACCTTCTATGAGGTCATGTTCGATGACGGCTCGTTCAGTAACGACACCTTCCCCGAGGACATTGTG aGCAGAGACTGTGCCCAGCTAGGGCCCCCCGAGGTGGGCGAAGCTGTGCAGGTCAAGTGGCCCGATGGACTGTTCTACGGGGCCAAGTACCTAGGCTCCAACACCACTTATAtgtatcag gttGAGTTTGAGGATGGCTCTCAGGTGCTGGCAAAGAGAGAAGACATTTACACACTGGATGAGGACCTGCCtaaaaaggtcaaaggtcgCCTT tccacCGCCTCCAGCATGCGTTTCCAGGATGCCTTCTTCACCACGCAAGGCGAGCGCAAGAGACTGCGCACGCCAAACTCGCGCTTCCAGAACGACTACGTCGCCCAGCTGAGCCCTCGCGCCTGCAACAGGCCGCCAGAAGCACGCGGCAGTAGCGGCAACTGA